From the Teredinibacter turnerae T7901 genome, one window contains:
- a CDS encoding glycoside hydrolase family 43 protein, whose product MIKRTLLSVSLIGLVSCDRATEDVPPSTSDIKDSDYISAPLITDIYAGAPSARVFDGRLYVYPTHDGETASGKPEHVDYHVFSMNTVGGDIRHDGPIMHVGDVPWARDRLGAPDAIERDGTFYLYFPAEDDRGVFRIGVATADNPAGPFQPRPDPIAGSYSIDPCIFEDDDGSYYLYLGGIGDGQLQRWLGDSYLAADNYPQPRSPTLMPRMAKLNPDMVSLEHPLTEIALQDDTGNLVNFGDTERRFGGGTWVHKYHNTYYLSWSSGDTNLIQYATSNNPYGPFRWQGKLVEAVTGNTTQHAITEFNGKWYLFYHDIGLSGQDHLRSPKMTELVHRADGSIATIDTFLGD is encoded by the coding sequence ATGATTAAAAGGACTCTTCTCAGCGTAAGCCTTATTGGTCTGGTCAGTTGCGACAGGGCAACCGAGGATGTTCCACCCAGTACCTCCGATATCAAAGACAGCGATTACATCAGTGCACCGCTTATCACCGACATCTACGCCGGTGCGCCTTCTGCACGGGTTTTCGACGGGCGCCTGTATGTTTACCCCACCCACGATGGCGAAACGGCTTCCGGCAAGCCCGAACATGTGGACTATCACGTGTTCTCCATGAACACGGTGGGGGGTGACATTCGCCACGACGGGCCGATTATGCATGTCGGCGATGTGCCCTGGGCCCGCGATCGGCTGGGTGCACCTGACGCCATTGAGCGCGACGGCACCTTCTACCTGTATTTTCCTGCCGAAGATGACCGCGGCGTATTCCGCATCGGCGTCGCCACTGCGGACAACCCGGCAGGGCCATTCCAGCCCAGGCCCGACCCTATCGCTGGCAGCTACAGTATTGATCCCTGCATTTTTGAAGATGACGACGGTTCCTACTACCTTTATCTGGGCGGTATCGGCGACGGCCAATTACAGCGCTGGCTGGGCGACAGCTATCTCGCCGCTGATAATTATCCACAGCCGCGTTCACCAACGTTGATGCCGCGCATGGCCAAGCTCAATCCGGATATGGTTTCGTTAGAGCACCCGCTGACGGAGATCGCACTGCAAGACGATACCGGCAACCTGGTCAATTTTGGAGATACAGAGCGACGTTTCGGCGGGGGCACCTGGGTGCATAAATACCACAACACCTACTACCTGAGCTGGTCCAGCGGCGACACTAACCTGATCCAGTACGCCACCAGCAACAACCCTTACGGGCCTTTTCGTTGGCAGGGCAAGCTTGTAGAGGCGGTAACCGGCAATACCACCCAACATGCCATCACTGAATTTAACGGCAAATGGTACCTGTTTTACCACGACATCGGGCTGTCCGGACAGGACCATCTGCGCAGCCCCAAAATGACTGAACTTGTCCATCGGGCCGACGGCAGCATTGCTACCATCGACACCTTTTTGGGCGACTAG